In a genomic window of Bemisia tabaci chromosome 1, PGI_BMITA_v3:
- the LOC140226064 gene encoding uncharacterized protein yields MDVENDTAYDNSDRENETDNSSSDDPHSDYEEEQFSSSDIVPFSVKKKVVDLSRAHPKWSLNTLKKHCSALKSDRQLRLWKSQVDEGQSSLRESFAAISDYTYNQFKMARAARRPVTNRNIRQWAIEAVETLANRKNFRFSASQSWVDDFKRKRRIRQRKVTRYLKSKNELDEAEISKRWTNFVSATRQAMSDYDPDFILNTDQTGCEYRFKVDRTLSERGEKCTEVFLGDFNKVTHSYTAQYCITASGKLLPKVFLCMQEAGGVFGPRVQIKVNDLVERYGNVYVTASKSGKLTKNHVELFSEHIIAPYVQENRFLLILDSWGGQTNEDLFDPYFADENGEPSCAIAVIPPLCTKYCQPCDVTFFRQVKQILKKMQNCEVLFKERRELTSREDSIKLHSIVHHQLSSPSFTNLIKYAWSTPGYTDDRIFFSTVNEVCFPEDVFRQKCCVGNCEKCAFIRCARCYKCVCFTCFYDAFHPESCT; encoded by the coding sequence ATGGACGTCGAAAACGACACCGCGTACGATAATAGTGACCGCGAAAATGAAACGGATAATTCCTCTAGTGATGACCCTCATTCAGACTACGAGGAGGAACAATTTTCATCGTCGGATATTGTTcctttttcggttaaaaaaaaagtagtggACCTATCCAGAGCGCATCCCAAGTGGAGTTTGAATACTCTTAAAAAACATTGTTCCGCGCTAAAAAGTGATAGACAATTGCGTTTGTGGAAATCGCAGGTAGATGAAGGGCAATCTTCATTACGCGAAAGTTTTGCTGCCATAAGTGACTACACATATAATCAATTTAAGATGGCCCGCGCAGCCCGACGGCCAGTCACTAATCGCAATATTCGACAGTGGGCAATAGAAGCCGTGGAAACTTTGGCGAACCGTAAGAATTTTCGTTTCTCAGCATCCCAATCGTGGGTCGATGATTTTAAGCGAAAGCGAAGGATCCGACAACGAAAAGTGACGCGCtatttaaaatcgaaaaatgaattAGATGAAGCCGAAATATCGAAACGTTGGACTAATTTTGTCAGTGCAACCCGACAAGCAATGAGTGATTACGACCCGGACTTTATTTTAAATACGGATCAAACCGGGTGTGAATATCGGTTCAAAGTAGACCGCACCCTATCTGAACGGGGCGAAAAGTGCACGGAAGTTTTTTTAGGGGACTTTAATAAAGTTACTCACTCATATACGGCTCAATACTGTATCACTGCGTCAGGTAAATTATTACCTAAAGTGTTCCTTTGCATGCAGGAGGCAGGAGGTGTTTTCGGGCCCCGCGTACAAATTAAAGTGAACGATCTGGTCGAAAGGTACGGCAATGTTTACGTGACAGCTTCAAAGTCGGGGAAACTTAcgaaaaatcacgttgagcTTTTTTCGGAGCATATTATTGCACCTTATGTGCAAGAAAATCGTTTTCTGCTAATTTTAGACTCGTGGGGTGGCCAAACCAACGAGGATTTATTTGATCCCTACTTCGCGGATGAAAACGGCGAACCCTCTTGTGCGATAGCAGTTATACCTCCCCTGTGCACGAAGTATTGTCAACCCTGTGACGTTACATTTTTCCGGCAAGTGAAACAAatccttaaaaaaatgcaaaactgtGAGGTGCTTTTTAAGGAGAGGCGGGAGCTGACTTCGAGGGAGGATTCAATCAAACTGCACTCCATTGTTCACCACCAGCTCTCTTCACCATCCTTCACCAATCTAATAAAATATGCTTGGTCGACACCAGGATACACGGATGACCGCATATTTTTCAGCACAGTGAATGAAGTGTGTTTCCCTGAGGACGTTTTCCGTCAAAAGTGCTGCGTGGGAAATTGCGAGAAATGTGCGTTTATACGGTGTGCGCGATGTTACAAGTGCGTCTGTTTTACTTGCTTTTACGACGCATTCCATCCCGAAAGTtgcacctaa